Proteins encoded within one genomic window of Pieris rapae chromosome 1, ilPieRapa1.1, whole genome shotgun sequence:
- the LOC110994332 gene encoding uncharacterized protein LOC110994332 encodes MSKRKVSTNEMVAKSEKKVLACSTPEHRLESPSRDSDSICDSDAGSPVPFLCTQDGAEGETDVVWNFYTPKSDKGSSRSKNTTPLSRKPRKTRKLIEKPLPKRRTVRPSQKKTEMFQDLIELNQNLHEIIGKKSKTNTNKPTSCSEEDIFSDTSESSPKSGLKTNSRCLRKNVLSSKFKKQEPENCLESDDSMNECLLKASQVVEENIIAYDHSAPKRPCRAISNDKSFKTNVNTTINETCMDTILSNIKLESPSLIKAKKCASPSFNNDSFDNLLGGLNDSALERLSQMPVKDTKKSNANDLNWALQDESQSFKSMFARHNSMPESPSVKQLNQPSTSGMAFGRYSSMPFNKSDEKIIVPGDSPIRCTPDEIKKKHQQARERLLAKRLLPFTASQQCSQLAKSLTQQSIENMPTKKPVFQPKVASATSKSSNHYKIPNINDTKPKVHVKDNTADQKLLIEKKRQEALMKLRRRQPK; translated from the exons ATGAGCAAGAGAAAAGTTTCAACAAATGAGATGGTCGccaaaagtgaaaaaaaag TACTAGCATGTTCTACGCCAGAACATAGATTAGAGTCGCCGTCAAGAGACAGCGATTCCATTTGTGATTCAGACGCTGGAAGTCCAGTACCTTTTTTGTGTACTCAAGATGGAGCAGAAGGAGAAACTGATGTTGTGTGGAATTTCTACACACCTAAATCTGATAAAGGTTCATCTCGATCAAAAAATACAACTCCCCTTAGTAGAAAACCAAGAAAAACAAGAAAGTTAATAGAAAAACCGTTACCTAAACGAAGAACAGTAAGACCATCACAAAAGAAGACTGAAATGTTTCAAGatcttattgaattaaatcaaaatttacatgaaataataggaaaaaaatctaaaacaaatACCAATAAACCAACATCATGTAGTGAAGAAGACATTTTTAGTGACACCAGTGAAAGTTCACCTAAAAGTGGCCTAAAGACAAATAGCCGATGCCtcagaaaaaatgttttaagttctaaattcaaaaaacaagAGCCTGAGAATTGTTTAGAATCAGATGATTCTATGAATGAGTGTCTTTTAAAAGCCAGCCAAGTTGTTGAAGAGAACATAATTGCCTATGATCATTCTGCACCAAAAAGGCCATGCCGGGCAATATCTAAtgacaaaagttttaaaaccAATGTAAATACAACAATTAATGAAACTTGTATGGAtacaattttaagtaatattaaattagagtCACCTTCCCTGATTAAAGCTAAGAAATGTGCCTCTCcaagttttaataatgattcTTTTGATAATTTGCTTGGAGGTTTGAATGATAGTGCTTTAGAAAGATTATCGCAGATGCCTGTCaaagatacaaaaaaatcaaatgcaaATGATTTAAATTGGGCATTACAAGATGAAAGTCAGTCCTTTAAATCTATGTTTGCCCGACAtaactcaatgccagagtcACCATCTGTAAAACAACTAAATCAACCATCAACTAGTGGTATGGCTTTTGGTAGATACAGTTCAATGCCTTTTAACAAAAgtgatgaaaaaataatag TTCCAGGTGATTCGCCAATAAGATGTACTCCAgatgaaataaagaaaaagcaTCAGCAGGCACGGGAGAGATTATTGGCTAAGAGACTTTTGCCATTTACAGCATCGCAACAATGCTCCCAATTAGCAAAAAGTCTCACTCAGCAATCTATAGAAAACATGCCAACAAAGAAACCTGTCTTCCAGCCAAAAGTTGCAAGTGCCACTTCAAAATCATCAAATCACTACAAAATACCCAATATCAATGATACAAAACCTAAAGTACATGTAAAAGATAACACTGCtgatcaaaaattattaattgaaaagaAAAGGCAAGAAGCACTAATGAAGCTCAGACGAAGGcaaccaaaataa
- the LOC110994374 gene encoding trypsin beta-like, protein MSTEAVILLLVADVSLGSCFEGKIIGGKYATIKNFPHAAFLKINLKFEGICICGSSVLNQLLLVSAAHCFEQINEHTTIGVYAGHHDIFQVKLVRPVKTVYRHKSYNAETIVNDIALVKLKRALPLGEFIKRVILRPSSLKQDGILAGWGATNSQMSEYDYKLKSVPQKLRSKGACSRIGTLHKGMMCAGSFNSNDSRPSKGDSGSGLISKDYEIVGVVSHLVVSFPAIIVYTNLSHYYSWIHQKAEKILCPID, encoded by the exons ATGTCAACTGAGGCTGTGATACTTTTGCTTGTAGCCGATGTTTCTTTAGGCAGTTGTTTTGAGGGGAAAATTATTGGTGGGAAATATGcgacaattaaaaattttcctCATGCAgcgtttttgaaaataaacttgaaatttGAGGGGATATGTATTTGTGGATCTTCTGTGTTGAATCAACTATTGTTGGTGTCTGCCGCACACTGTTTTGAGCAAATAAATGAACATACTACTATAGGTGTGTATGCGGGACATCATGACATTTTTCAG GTGAAACTGGTAAGACCGGTGAAAACTGTATATCGTCACAAATCTTACAACGCCGAAACCATAGTCAATGATATTGCATTGGTAAAACTTAAACGGGCATTACCCTTAGGGGAATTTATTAAGCGTGTGATTTTGCGACCAAGTAGCCTCAAGCAAGACGGAATACTAGCTGGATGGGGAGCAACGAAT aGCCAGATGAGTGAATATGATTACAAGCTGAAGAGTGTCCCGCAAAAGTTGAGGTCTAAAGGTGCCTGTTCACGAATTGGTACATTGCACAAAGGAATGATGTGTGCTGGAAGTTTCAATTCCAATGATTCAAGACCatcaaa aggAGACTCCGGCAGTGGACTGATTAGCAAGGATTATGAAATTGTTGGAGTAGTATCACATTTGGTGGTCTCTTTTCCGGCTATAATTGTCTATACAAATCTGTCTCACTATTATTCCTGGATACATCAGAAggcagaaaaaatattatgtccaATTGATTAA
- the LOC110994268 gene encoding ATP-dependent Clp protease proteolytic subunit, with protein MALKMVRKAFKTICLREKCNGLQRTLSTSEPVRLGMIPIVVEQTGRGERAYDIYSRLLRERIICLMGPINDEISSLVVAQLLFLQSESSKKPVHLYINSPGGNVTAGLGIYDTMQYITPPVATWCVGQACSMASLLLAAGAPGMRHALPNSRIMIHQPSGGVRGQATDIQIQAEEILKLKAQINGLYVRHTGLLIEKVQSSMERDYFMSPVEAKSFGLIDNVLEHPPSHALENETGNPGATATSD; from the coding sequence ATGGCTTTAAAAATGGTACGTAAAGCTTTTAAGACTATTTGTTTACGAGAAAAATGTAATGGATTACAAAGAACTTTAAGCACTAGCGAACCCGTAAGGTTGGGTATGATCCCTATTGTTGTGGAACAAACTGGAAGGGGTGAGCGTGCATACGATATTTACTCTAGGCTTCTCCGTGAACGAATCATATGCCTAATGGGACCTATAAATGATGAGATAAGTTCATTAGTTGTGGCGCAACTTTTGTTTTTGCAATCAGAATCTAGCAAGAAACCTGttcatttatacattaattcgCCAGGTGGTAATGTTACAGCCGGCCTTGGCATATACGATACTATGCAGTATATAACTCCACCAGTCGCAACTTGGTGTGTTGGTCAAGCTTGTAGTATGGCATCTCTACTATTGGCTGCTGGAGCACCTGGTATGCGCCATGCCTTACCCAATTCTAGAATTATGATACATCAACCATCAGGCGGTGTAAGGGGTCAGGCTACTGATATACAGATACAAGctgaagaaattttaaaactgaaaGCACAAATTAATGGCCTATATGTTCGTCATACTGGTTTGTTAATCGAGAAAGTGCAGTCATCTATGGAACGTGATTACTTTATGTCCCCAGTTGAGGCTAAAAGCTTTGGCTTAATAGATAATGTTTTAGAGCATCCACCATCACATGCTTTGGAGAATGAAACTGGTAATCCAGGCGCTACAGCAACAAGTGATTAA